gATTCATATGCAGTTATTTCTATCCctcccatctgctacacaccatttTCGGCCATCCCAACATACCGTTAAGGGCGTTCAATGCCCAACCAACCCTACACAACATAGAGTGTTTGTCTGACAGGTTTGCAAAGATGTAGCCTAACTGCTAGATCAAAATGGGACAAAGCGCCAGTTTCATATTTATACGCATCGTAGCTTAGCCACTAATTCAGAGTAGATTACTTCTTTCTTCACAATATCCCAACCGATGTAGATGTAGATTACAGATATCCACAACTTGTGTTCAGTCATTCCAATTCATTTCACAAATAGATAATATAGATCAGTATCAGAAATAACCATTACGCATACATACATTATCCATATATTAGTCTTAGAGCATTAGAGAGTCCTCATACAATCAAATTCAGATCATATATACATTGTGGAGGTTAGCGCTCGTGTTGGACAACACTCATGGCTTTAGGAACAAGATTCGGATGCAATTTatatgctacacggcctagacacacgcccatgtccttgcccgtgtggcttacacgtccatgtccttggccgtgtggttctaaatcataaatagtgagttacacggcctagacacacgtccgtgtttgTTGTCCGTATGAACCCTGCATTAATATGGCTCCACATGGCCTGaaaacatgcccatgtctcttTTCTGTATGGCTCAAATTCGATGAACAATGAGTTACACGGTCaaccacacggcttggcacatagccgtgtgagccacatggcctgggcacacgccaaTGTCCTTGGCTATGTGGCGTTGACAACCATGATTTTTGGCATCTAAAATTCACACAATTAAGGGTTTTCAGTACGCACTTGAAGAGATTTTGAAGCGATAAGAACGTAAAGTCTTTGAAGCCTAAAACAACCATCCAATCATTCAATCAACTGAATTTAACGATAATGAAACGCAATTATACACAGAAACTTATGTCAAAAACTTCGACATAGAACCTTCAATGGAAACGACACATACCAAAAGATTAATTGCGATTACTCGAATTATCCTACTGAGATCTTACTTCCAACACCTATTCCTAAAATAAGAAACCAATATCGTTTAACAATGAGAATTCATCCATTAGCACAAACTATCAATGATACGACACCGTCGTTTCTTAGACTTTTAATGAATTATCACAATTGATATCACAAAAGACGTACTTACCTGTCCCGTACAACAGATCAGAATGAAAAGTTTAATGATCGACAATAACACACTGAAACGATCTAGAAATGAAAAATGAATGgacgaaaaagaaaaagagaaggaaaaacTTAAAGaggaaataaaaagaagaaaataaaaaaaacgtTTAAAATCTTTTTTCTTAACCACCAGTGAATTTTTGACAACAAACAAAATATTACCTAATGCATATGATGGGTCTCGAACACGGAACCAGATAGAATGCAAAGGCTTAACTAGTGAACCAGCGGTCTCATTCTTGATGCAGGTTTACATAGAATTACACTTAACTATGTAATGCATGGATAAGGGTTGTTTTAAAATAATAGAACTTTTAATGATGTAACTTGAACTCTAGACCTTATACACAATAGCAGAACACAGAGCCACAGATACAGAAATTAATTACTGCAGAATCTCACTATTAACTTCTCAAAAttttagggcattacaactctatctctctaaaagaaattttggcctcgaaatttagtTGACTCAAATAGATACGGGTATTATTACTGAATCGAAGCTtcaggttcccaagtggcttcatTAGTGTTGTGATTCCGCCACAACACCTTAATTAGAGTAATAATTTTCTTCCTCAACAACTTAACATCAAGATCTATAATCTGAATAAGTCTTTCCTCAAATGTTAAATTCAGTCACAACTCGATCTCATTGTCAAGGACAATGTGCGACAGATCAGACTGATACCGTCTCATCATCgagacatgaaatacatcatggatCTGCTCTAACTCTGGCAATAATTCTAGTTGATACGCTACGGGTCTGACACATTTTAAAATGCAATAAGTTCTAATGAACCTCAAGCTTAACTTGCCCTTGTATCAAAATAGAATAACCTTTTTCCATGATGACATTTTCAAAAACACCTAGTCACCTACAGAAAACTCAATATCattctttttaaatcagcataAGATTTCTATTGATCAGAAGTAACTTTAAGATGATCATGGATCAATTTAAAATAGTTTTAGAAACTAGCTCGGGGCCTAAAACTCAACGTTTACTTACCTTAGTCCAACACagaggagtacgacacctacgaccataaaAAGCCTCATAGGGTGCTATCTGAATACTCGActggaagctattattgtacgcaaactcagCCAACAGTAAGTAATTTTCCTAACTACCCTGGAAATCTAATACACAACCCCGAAGCATATCCTCTAGAATCTGAATGACTCTCTCAAACTTTCTATCGATCTGAGGATGATATGCAGTACTAAAATTAAGTTGGGTGCCTAAAGCCTCATGACGTTTCTTCCAGAATCAAGATTGAATCATGGATTTCTATCAGAGATAATTGATATTGGAATCTCAtacaatctcacaatttcagtaATATACAGCTTGGCGAGGTTTTGTAGAGAAAAATATATTCTGATAGGAATGAAGTGAgtagatttggtcaatcgatcaaCGATGACCCAAACTGAATCTTTCTTGGTAGAGGCTAAAGGTAACCCACTAACAAAATCTATCGTTACACACTCTCACTTCCACtgaggaatcttaactggctgaaacAAACCTGAGGGCAACTGATATTCAGTTTTAACCTTTTGGCACGTCAAACAGTGGAACACAAAAGCAACCAATTCCCGTTTCAGTCTCGGCCACTAATAGAGTTCTTGGAGGACCTGATACATTTTATTTCAATTAGGATTCATAACATAATGACTACTATGCACCTCTTATAGGGTCGATTGCCTCAACTCCTTATCATTAGGAATGCAAATCTGACCTTTGAAGCACAGAACTTTGTCACTGTTCAAGCTGAAATCGGAGGTTTCGCTCGAACCAACCTATTGCAGTTGTTGAACTAATGACTCATCGCTCAACTGCTTAGCCTAAATCTGTTCGACCCAAGTCGATTTAACCTGCAATTCAACTGACAGTCCTCTATCCTCAACTAAACTCGGACTAGCTAATATCGTTCATAGATTGGACATCGCTCAACTAGCACATTAGCTTTACTCAGATGGTACTCTAtcgtgcagtcataatccttaagcaactccacccacctacGCTGTTGAAGATTAAACTCCTTTTGAGTTAACAGATACTTGaagctcttgtgatcggtgtaagtgatacacctttcaccatacagatagtgcctctagaTCTTTAGGGCGAACACAACTGCAGCCAACTCAAGATTGTATGTAGGGTATTACCCTCGTATATCTTAAGTTGTCGTGACGCATAAGCAATCATTTTACtatcttgcattagaacacatcctagcctaacgtgtgatgcatcactgtacaccacAAACTCCTAacccgattctggttgaactagAACATGAGCTTGTGTCAGAACCGTCTTGAACTTATCGAAGCTAGACTACTGTACCTTAGACCATACAAACGGAGCATTCTTACGTAACAACTTTGTCAGAGGTGATGCAATAAGAGAAAATCCCTTGACGAACCTTTGGTAATAACAGGCTAAACGTAGGAAACTATGAAGCTTAGATACATTTTTCGATTACTTCCACTCAACTATAACTTCTATTTTCTTGGGATCGACTCAAATCCCTTCTATGGTTACCACATGGCCAAAAAAAGAAACTTCTTGTAACCAAAACTTGCACTtattaaacttagcatataattattTTTCTCGGAGTATCTAGAGTACAATGCGAATGTGACTATCATGCTCAGACTCAGTCTTGgaataaatcagaatgtcatcgataaaaatCACCATAAACTGGTCTAAATACGGTTGGAACACcaggttcattaagtccatgaatgtTGCTGGGGTattcgtcaacccaaaaggcatcaccaagaactcgtagtgacatAACGAGTCCTGAATGTGGTTTTGTACACATCAGTCTCTTTGACCTTGAGCTGAGTGCAAATTGGAGAAAAAAGATGCCCCTTgaaattggtcaaacaagtcgtcaatccttggtagtgggtGCTTTTTCTTGATTGAAAAACTTGTTCAACTATCGGTAATCTATGCACATTTTCATCAATCTGTCTTTCTTCTTAAAAAATAACACTAGTGCCCCACATGGAAACACATTCGGTCAGATGAACCCCATATCAAAAATTCCTAAAGCTGCGTTTTTAGCTCACCAGCTCCTTTGGTACCATGTAGTAGGGTGTAATGGACATCGGAGCAGTACCTGGTAATAgatcaataccaaactccaccTCTCTATCCGGAGGTACTTTGGACAATTTCTTGAGAAAGACATCTAGAAATTCCCTTACAGAAGGATATCTCCCATAGAAAGCTTTGCGGGGATAGAATCAAATACAAAAGGAAGGTATGCCTCACACTCTTTTCGGACTAACTTGCGAGCCACAAGAGCAGATATTACATTAGAGAGGTAATCTTTATGCACACCAATCATAAACACCTCGTCATTCTTATCCATTCTCAGAGTGACTCTTTTAGTCACACAATCTAGATTGACTCGATACTTTCCGagtcaatccattcccagaatcaaATAAAATTCATTAAAGGGTAACTCCATTAAATCAGCCGAAAATACCATACCTTGAATCTCTAAAGGTACCCATCTATATACTCTATCAACCCTAACTGTCTGACCCAAATGACTAATCACAAAAAGCACTCTAGTAATATTTTCGGTAAGTATACCCAGATTTACAGAAACAACACTAGCTATATATGAGTAAGTAGATCCAATATGAGAGCATAGTTGGAAACAAAATGAATAAAGAATGTATTTAAAATGACATCAGTATCATTATTATCCTTACGTCATCTAGTTGCATAAACCAGTACCGGCTATTGAGCCTCAGTCTGACCTGCACTTCTACCTAGTGCTCTTTGTCCTCTCGCTGAACCATTACCCCCTCTACCAGTACCATGAACCCTAGGTGTTTGCTGAACTGCTCTCTGAGGCAGAACAAAACTCCGAACCGGAGCCTGTACCGCAACTGGTACTTGATTTGGTCgatggggacaatccttaacccaaTGCTCCATCGACCCACAACAAGGGCATGCTCCTAACTTTTTCTAGCACTCGCCTAGATGGCATTTCCCATAATCACTACAGAATTGGATCTTGGTCACTACAGCTGGTCTCTAAGTTAGGCATACTTTCCATAGAGGATAACTCTGCTCGAGCTCTTCCTCGGCATCGAACGTCCACGACTACTGCAGGAactcattttattaatctatcTACAATGTTAAAGTGTATAGATCAGTTCTGGCTTCCAACAGAATAATCTTACTAGCTCACATTTGCATATTTCACCAGAAAATAGTTTATGTAATACAGTGTTTCAGTTAACCATTATAACAaaacagaaatacttacaggtTCGTCGTAGAAGGCTCGGTCATTTACTAATGTTTCAGTATTCATATTAACTCAGATACTATATTTTCACTTAACTACCATTTATCACACATTATGAGCCCAAACACAATTTGAGTGTTGACAAACttgactctaataccactaaatgtaacaccctaaacctaacCTAGATATCTAGACCAAGTCCAAATAGTTACATTATCGATATTAAGAAACCGCATTTATAACACAGTCAAAATAAAACCATTCAACATATTTTATCCATTACAATAATTAACTAACTACATAATCTTCCCAACATTACAATAGCATATAATATTGAAATTCTGAATAGTAAAATTAAAGGAAAGATAAAAGGGTTTGACCGAGCTCCTTTAGTGCCGACTCGTTCAAGTGTGAGAGCCATTTGAAATCTAATCAACAATGAAACGAGTTATGAACTCAATTTATAAAAGACGTTCGTtcaattaaaatacatttataagaTAATTCTCGAATCCCAAGATGCAGTTAGATAACAAAAGTAATTTTAGCTCATATACAAAATAGATCAGTTACATACGCAATATACAGAATAAATTAGATTCATATGTAGTTATTCCTACCCCTCCcattcgctacacaccatcttcggccATCCCAATACACTGTTAAAGGCGTTCAATACCCAACCAATCCTACACACTACAAAGTGTCTGCTTGACATGTTTACAGAGATGTAACCTAGCTGCTAGATCGAAATACGGTAAAGCGCCAGTTTCGTATTTATACGCATCGTTGCTTAGCCACTAATTTAGAGCAGATTACTTTCTTCTTCACAATATCCTAACCAATGCAAATACAGATTACAGATATCGACAACATGTGTTCAGCCATTCCAATTCATTTCACAAATAGATAATACAGATCAGTATCAGGAATAGCCATCACAATACACATACATTTACATCATCCATATATCAGTCTTAGAGCATCAAAGAGTCCTCATATAATCAAATTCAAATCATACATACATTGTGGAGGTTAGTGCTCGTGTTGGACAACACTCATGCCCTCAGTAACAAGATTTGGATCCTATTTATATgctacatggcctggacacacgctcatgtccttTGCCCGTGTGGTTCTAAATCGTAAACTGAGAGTTACATCACCTAGACACACTCCTATGTCATTGCCCGTGTAGTTCACATAgcctgagcacacgcccatgtccctggccGTGTGGTGTCGACATTTTCTGGCAtccaaaattcacacaattaagGGTTTTTGGTATGCACTTAAAGAGATTTTAAAGCGATAAGAACATAGAGAGTCTCTGAAACCTAAAACAACCATCCAATCATTCAATCAATTGAATTTAATGACAATGAAGCACAATTATACATAGAAACTTATGTCGAAAACTTTGACATAAAACGTTCAACGAAAATGACACTCATTGAAAGATTAACTGCGATTACTCAAATTATCTTGCCAAGATTCATTACTTCCAACACCTATTCCTAAAATAAGGAACAAACATCGTTTAACAACGATAATTCATCAATTAGCGCAAACTATTAATAATACGACATTGtcattttttaaaacttttaacgAATTATCACAGTTGACATCACAAAAGATTTACTTACTCGGCCCGTACAACAGATTAGAATGAGAATTTCAACGATTAACAATAGCAAACTCAAACGATATAGAAATGAAAAACAAaaggaggaaaaagaaaaagaaaaagagaagggaaaacgaagaaaaaacttaaataagaaagaaaaagaagaaaacaaaaaagaaaataaaaaaaaaagtttaaaatcttTTTGTCTTAACCACCCGTGAATTCTCAACAATAAGCAAAATATTTCCCAACACATAGATGGGACTCGAACATGAGACCAGACAGAATGCTGAGGCTTAACTAGTGAACCAACAGGCTGATTCTTAACACAGATTTACACGGAATTACATTTAACTATGTAATTTATGGATATGGgttgttttaaaataatataacttttaatGACACGACTTGAGCTTTAGACCTTAAACACAATAGCAAAACACAAAACcacatatacataaattaattaCTGCAGAAACTCATAATTAATGTCTCAAAATTTTGGGGCTTTACATTTGTAATAAAACATAGGAGTTTGTGCCAATTCCCCTTAATAGATCACTCATAGGTTGTAAATGGCTATTCAAGATTAAGAAAAATACAACGATACTATTTCTTACAACAAGGTTTGATTGGTCACGCAAGGATAGTCTTAGGCACCAATGCTAGATTATCATGAAATGTTTAGTATAGTTGTGAAGGCTAATACCATTTGGATCATCCTAGCCTTGGCTACTTTTCAGCAATGGAAGCTTTGTTAATTGGATATAAACAATACCTTTCTAAACGACTATCTAGCCTGAGGAGGTTTATATGAAATAGCCACCTGGATTTGAGGTTTGTGGTCATGATGGTTCTCTATTAGCATGCAAGCTAACCAAAGCTCTTTATGGGCTCAAATAGGCCCTAAGATCCTGATATAGCATTCACAGTCAACAAAGTTTGTCAGTTTATGCACTCACCATATGATGAGCATTGGACTGCTGTCAGACGAATATCACGTTACATTAGAGGTACTCTTGACGGCTAGTGTTTCGACCTTCTAGCATGAGTTTGATAGGTTTTTTTTATGCGGACTAGGCAAGTTCACTAGCAGACTACAAGTCCACTTCAAGATTCTACATTTACCTTGGTGATAACCTTGTTGGGTAGTCTTCAAAGAAGCAAACCATTGTCTCACGCTCCACCTTTGAGGCAGAATATCGAAGTCTTGCTAATGCTATTACTAAGTTAACCTGGTTTTGATTGTTACTTGGTGAGATAGGTATCAATATTTCTGGCACACCAATAATATGGTGTGACAATTCTAGTACTGTGTCACTAGCTGCGAATCTTGTCTTGCATGCTAAAGTCAAACATGTAGAACTTGATTTGCATTTTATTTGGGAGAGGGTGTTATACGGAGAGTTACAAATCAATCATGTTCCTGGTTATGATCAAGTTGTTGATGTCTTAACCAAACCACTTACCGTGGGTTCTTTTTTGCGTTGTCGAGAAAGTTTGACGCTCACTACTGTTTTTGATTCATTTGTTCAAGTTGCTGCAGAGGGAATATTAGCAACTACAGAGCAGTTACAAAATATTGAAGATGGGGATAAGTTGAATTAGTTAGCTTAGCTGGTTATGATTCTTTTGCAATTAGTATTCTGTTACAAATAGTTACATTTTGTTAAGCCTTTGTTGAGTTGTTATTTCAGTATGAATGTAGACATGATGTATTGATCATAATATGAATGAATTTTATGTTTCTCTCTTTTTCTAATAATGTctcatttcttttatatatttattttataatattatactaTGCTCTATAAAATCACTTGTCACTACTTTAACTCGGCTTTTAGAATTTAAGAACTCCTTTGAATAACAATGTACTAAATATGTTTTCTTTTTCAATCTTCCAATTAAAATCATTCTaggtaaaataaaatatatagataAAAGAAAATAGTTAACTACTCTTGTATTTAAACTTTTgagtaatataataatataacataattactAAGTTGTAACACATGCATTTTTTACATCGAAATAGCACCAAATTTCATACTTTTACGTCCAAATAGCCTCCCATTCCCGACGCTTTCCCCTCACCAACTCTTTCATCATTATTTTCAACTTTTTTATACACAAATCCCTTAGAAATCCAAATATAAGCACACAAATTAAAAGCACTCAACCCTGCCAATACCCAATAAAAGTAATTAAGTTTTGCACGGTTTAGATTATCTCCCAACCATTCATTCCCATGCCTTAAACTAATGACTTGAACCACTGAGATTACAGCTGTGTTTATAAAGCTCCCAACTCCCACTACACTTATATATGCAGCTGCCCCAATGCTTCTCATTTCTTCCGGCATTTGATCGTAGAACAATTCTTGTAATCCGACTATTGTAAAGACGTCTCCTAGGCCGGTGAGCACATATTGAGGAAGTAACCACCATACGCTCATTGGGACTATGGCTTTCGGGGCATCGATTAGGCCATGTTTGGCAGCAGTGTTGACCCTAGCCGTCTCTACTAGGCCTGCAACAACCATGTTCAATATGGAAATGAATAGGCCAGTACCGATTCTTTGTAGCATTGTTATTCCAGAGGGATGTCCGGTTATTTTTCGAGCAATGGGGACGAAAACTCGATCATAAATTGGGACGGCGATGAGGATTGTGAGGCCCACGAGACTTTGAAGTGCTGCCGGCGGAACTTGAAAATTGGGACCTATTGATCTCAACATTGTGCTGCCTTGCTTggtgaaaaatgtgtgtaatTGAGTTATTACAGCACTGAACATTAAGCAACCAAGCCATATGGGGATAAGGCGAAGAACAAGCTTCACTTCTTCAACTTGGTTCAATGAGCAAAGCCGCCATGGATCCCTAGTTTTGCTCAAGGTGTCTTTATCGTCGATGATCATTGCTTTATCTAGAAATCTACAATTTCAAAAAGGGTCATAAATAAATTAAGGAGAGATCCATTTatattaatacaaaataaaaataattttacacaCTTTAATAATTTTTTGTACGGTTAATATCTTAAAAATCCAAtcgttaaatttattaatatatttttatttgtcatGTATGTAAATTTTGAATCGATTTAATATGTTTGTTATATCGATTTAAAATATTGTctacattaatatatatttaatggttgaaagtttcttttatataaaagcgaatggttaaaaattttgatttactCTAAACTTAACAGACATGATCTATGTGAATTAAACATGAAATATGAGGATTgaactattaaaatattaatcatacaaaaattattaaaataagtaaaattacTCTAATTTTACATTAGTGTCAATGGATCTCTCTCCAATAAATAAatactcttgtgttctttctattaatgaaaattttaaaataataatataaaaaataatgaaattgattaaaaataaaactaaacaaATAATGATAAGAGAAATTGGAGAATAGTGGTGGGTATGGTGAAGTAATTAATTTGATATAAGTACGGTGTGCAATTTTGCAAGAGAATAGGATCTAATTCTATTTGTGTGAACATGAATCAAGAGATTTACAAACAAGTCtaaaatttattaaacaatacaattaaataataaaaagtaaaGCTAAAGCAtttgatttcatattatttaatttaaagtaGTGATTAGAtcacataaaattatattttatatggaTTCCTCTTCCTTTTAAcattattagttaaaattaaaattatgatgAATTTGGTATGTAAAAGCGAGTAATTAAAGGTTTTGACcctaaaaatagaaataatttaatttaattttcttatAAATAGAAAATTTATAAATTGATATATAGTGAAATTATATTTGAACTcttaaagtaaaaaaataaaaattaattcagTCTTCTCAtaaataaagaaattataaattaatatacaataaaattgtactttaatccctaaaaaattgtatttttaacattttattaaGGAAAATTTAGGATAATAGTTAAAAAAAGAATATGTTTGCTTGTGCatattctttttatttaaaagttttatataataatttatttggtccttcaattttctaaaagagttaatttagtcattcatttaatttttggttattttagtcTTTGAATTTGCATTGTgtgttaaattattttaaaatagatgaaaaaattaatatttgttgACTTTAGTAACGTGACATCCACGTGGTAGTCCATATATATGTTacattaacaattaattaatttttaaaattaaaatattaaaaaatatttttataatttttaattttaattaattacaaatGTTGCATCCAcgtatttaaatataataaaacttATAGAATTTACATGTGAGAttaaagaaaattattaaaattaataaaaatcaatcatgtgatatattttcttataaaattcAGAAAAACATCATTGATGATGTATAAAAAAGTCAAATATTTAGATCATCATCTCCTCATAAAATAATTGTTTAATAGTACTAAAATCAGTCCAAGAATCTCAGTGACGGAATTAGGAACCTAGTTGTCAATTTACTACTTTTAAACAAATTTGAAGGTGTAGAAATTTACTTGAATTTGATATTTTCCTTTTTTCTCTAAAATTCAAGCATTTCcaattttgttattaattttccattaatttattgaaaatattttttcCTATTTAAAGATAATATTGTTTTACAGGAATATGACAGTCTATATCCTC
The Gossypium arboreum isolate Shixiya-1 chromosome 10, ASM2569848v2, whole genome shotgun sequence genome window above contains:
- the LOC108487536 gene encoding protein NRT1/ PTR FAMILY 5.4-like, coding for MDSSVAPITIDNAHRQNPTKLSSQKKPSKGGWKAAFFVISVEMAERFAFYGLAGNLITYLTNNLGEPVITAAKNVNTWVGVSAIFPLLGAFIADSYLGRFKTILASSVIYFLGMVLLSLSVSVIPMHSRKAVFFTALYVLAIGEGGHKPCVQTFAADQFDENNPEEKAAKSSFFNWWYLGIVTGASVAIVVVIYLQDNVSWAAGFGVLSGSLAVALAVFLIGIRKYRKQRPTGSPFTSVAQVLVAAAKKWRVSETHGGRGICYEDDRRGGSHVKGQTMSRNLVRTKQFRFLDKAMIIDDKDTLSKTRDPWRLCSLNQVEEVKLVLRLIPIWLGCLMFSAVITQLHTFFTKQGSTMLRSIGPNFQVPPAALQSLVGLTILIAVPIYDRVFVPIARKITGHPSGITMLQRIGTGLFISILNMVVAGLVETARVNTAAKHGLIDAPKAIVPMSVWWLLPQYVLTGLGDVFTIVGLQELFYDQMPEEMRSIGAAAYISVVGVGSFINTAVISVVQVISLRHGNEWLGDNLNRAKLNYFYWVLAGLSAFNLCAYIWISKGFVYKKVENNDERVGEGKASGMGGYLDVKV